Proteins co-encoded in one Clarias gariepinus isolate MV-2021 ecotype Netherlands chromosome 13, CGAR_prim_01v2, whole genome shotgun sequence genomic window:
- the LOC128535707 gene encoding CUB and zona pellucida-like domain-containing protein 1 — protein MAAVALAIAALVTCGGSLHGSGFFSSPYYPRNYHNNADCVWQLSAPAGQTVFLSFQDLDLERCCSCDYVNVYDGPFNSSRLIGQLCHYNTGHMEFNSSSSYMTVLFKSNYNGVGRGFKAYFSSILDQNTGHVGCFSDRMNIAIRNSYLDSLGLSWEDIYLDDRSCRASRDNNYGTFNFPLNSCNTKRTTQDGHIIYTNKVQAAQLTVGEITWRDKPFVLSVSCVMERDSSVGILYEANEIKNATIRGTGRYNITMAFYQSSSFYNPVTKYPYEVTLSQQLYTQVQLTRPDSNLHLFIDSCVASPNHYLSYHNYYLINNGCRRDSKLIIYRNGGSYFARFSFRAFKFLHMHNQVFLRCHVFICADNDYNSRCRQGCRNRRKRSLSSDDHSEVITLGPITLKGSEEAVVHRKMENGEGTLK, from the exons ATGGCCGCTGTGGCACTAGCAATAGCAG CCTTAGTAACCTGCGGGGGGAGCCTTCACGGCTCAGGCTTCTTCTCCAGCCCTTACTATCCCAGGAATTACCATAACAACGCGGATTGCGTGTGGCAGCTCTCAGCTCCGGCAGGCCAGACTGTCTTCCTCTCCTTCCAGGACTTAGA CCTGGAGCGCTGCTGCAGCTGTGattatgtgaatgtgtatgatgGTCCTTTTAATTCCTCACGCTTAATAGGACAGCTTTGTCACTATAACACGGGTCACATGGAGTTCAATTCGTCCTCGTCCTACATGACCGTGCTGTTCAAAAGCAACTACAATGGAGTTGGGCGTGGCTTTAAAGCCTACTTCAGCTCCATACTTGACCAAAACACAG GCCATGTGGGTTGCTTCTCTGACAGAATGAACATTGCCATCCGTAATTCGTATTTGGACTCGCTGGGCCTCAGTTGGGAAGACATTTACCTGGATGATCGCAGCTGCAGAGCTTCACGTGACAATAACTATGGAACCTTCAACTTCCCACTCAATAGCTGTAACACCAAAAGGACG ACCCAAGACGGACATATTATTTACACCAATAAAGTGCAAGCAGCTCAGTTAACAGTAGGCGAGATCACATGGCGTGACAAACCTTTTGTGTTGTCTGTGAGCTGTGTGATGGAGCGTGATTCTTCTGTTGGGATACTTTATGAAGCCAACGAGATTAAAAATGCAACCATCCGTGGAACGGGCCGGTACAACATCACCATGGCCTTTTACCAATCCAGCAGCTTTTACAACCCCGTCACCAAATACCCCTACGAAGTGACCCTCAGTCAACAACTGTACACCCAGGTGCAGCTAACCCGACCTGACTCAAACCTCCACCTGTTCATCGACTCCTGTGTGGCCTCACCTAACCACTATCTCAGCTACCATAACTACTATCTTATAAACAATGg gTGTCGGAGAGACAGCAAGCTAATCATATACAGAAATGGAGGTAGTTACTTTGCTCGGTTCAGCTTCCGCGCATTCAAGttcctgcacatgcacaaccagGTGTTCCTCAGGTGTCACGTCTTTATCTGTGCTGACAATGACTACAACTCACGATGTCGCCAAGGATGCCGTAATCGCAGGAAACGAAGCTTGAGCTCTGATGACCACAGCGAGGTTATTACCCTTGGGCCCATCACACtcaaag GTTCAGAAGAAGCTGTGGTCCACAGGAAGATGGAGAATGGGGAGGGAACTTTGAAATAG